The following are encoded in a window of Halosolutus halophilus genomic DNA:
- a CDS encoding zinc-dependent metalloprotease, which translates to MNLYRSARAVAGASGDDAIDWRSAADAAKAATEPGSLDLESGEREAYGRDVRDARAAVRSIAGVDFDVPDTVEIQNRHHWIDANVATFERVMGTLETHTETFPGVARTINTGTMTVLLSFLGRNVLGQYDPLLLAESPTNEHALYFVRPNILKVADMLEVDYDRFRRWIAFHEVTHAAEFGAAPWLSTHLENRMEDGISALSDGSFDREAFRDLDTAMTVVEGYAELLMDHAFDDEYEDLRRKLDARRQGRGPLQKLFRRLLGLGLKQRQYERGKNFFEHVVAVRDLETASLVWEHPDNLPTHDELDTPGLWLQRVER; encoded by the coding sequence GTGAATCTCTATCGCAGCGCCCGGGCCGTTGCCGGGGCGTCCGGCGACGACGCGATCGACTGGCGGTCGGCCGCCGACGCGGCCAAGGCGGCGACGGAACCCGGCTCGCTCGACCTCGAGTCGGGCGAGCGCGAGGCCTACGGTCGCGACGTCCGTGACGCCCGCGCCGCGGTCCGATCGATCGCCGGCGTCGACTTCGACGTCCCCGACACCGTCGAGATCCAGAACCGCCACCACTGGATCGACGCCAACGTCGCGACGTTCGAGCGCGTGATGGGGACGCTCGAGACCCACACCGAGACGTTCCCCGGCGTCGCACGGACGATCAACACCGGGACGATGACCGTCCTGCTCTCCTTTCTCGGGCGGAACGTCCTCGGCCAGTACGATCCGCTCTTGCTCGCCGAGTCGCCGACCAACGAGCACGCCCTCTACTTCGTCCGACCGAACATCCTCAAGGTCGCCGACATGCTGGAGGTCGACTACGATCGGTTCCGGCGCTGGATCGCCTTCCACGAGGTGACCCACGCCGCCGAGTTCGGGGCCGCCCCGTGGCTCTCGACGCACCTCGAAAACCGGATGGAGGACGGGATCTCGGCGCTGTCGGACGGCTCGTTCGACAGGGAGGCGTTTCGGGACCTCGACACGGCGATGACCGTCGTCGAGGGCTACGCGGAACTCCTGATGGACCACGCCTTCGACGACGAGTACGAGGACCTGCGCCGGAAACTCGACGCGCGCCGGCAGGGCCGCGGGCCGCTCCAGAAACTGTTCCGGCGGCTGCTCGGCCTCGGCCTCAAACAGCGCCAGTACGAACGCGGGAAGAACTTCTTCGAACACGTCGTCGCGGTCCGCGACCTCGAGACGGCGAGTCTGGTCTGGGAGCACCCGGACAACCTCCCGACGCACGACGAACTCGACACGCCGGGGCTGTGGCTCCAGCGCGTCGAACGGTGA
- a CDS encoding 50S ribosomal protein L37e encodes MTGAGTPSQGKKNKTTHTKCRRCGEKSYHTKKKVCSSCGFGKSAKRRDYEWQSKAGDN; translated from the coding sequence ATGACTGGTGCAGGAACCCCGAGCCAAGGAAAGAAGAACAAGACGACCCACACCAAGTGTCGTCGCTGCGGAGAGAAATCCTACCACACCAAGAAGAAGGTCTGCTCGTCGTGTGGCTTCGGCAAGTCCGCCAAACGCCGCGACTACGAGTGGCAGTCGAAGGCCGGCGACAACTGA
- a CDS encoding LSM domain-containing protein has protein sequence MSGRPLDVLEASLGERVSVRLKSGDEYVGDLAGYDQHMNLVLEDVTIPIEGGVEEAPVEDTTIIRGDNVVSITP, from the coding sequence ATGAGTGGACGACCGCTGGACGTCCTCGAGGCGTCGCTCGGCGAACGCGTCTCGGTACGTCTCAAGAGTGGCGACGAGTACGTCGGCGATCTGGCCGGCTACGACCAGCACATGAACCTCGTACTGGAAGACGTGACGATTCCGATCGAGGGCGGTGTGGAGGAAGCGCCGGTCGAAGACACAACGATTATACGCGGCGATAACGTCGTCTCGATCACTCCATGA
- a CDS encoding threonine synthase, with product METTAAFTGLECRDCGRAFDAAETAHRCPDCDGILDPAYDYDAIDLDRETLASRPFDSLWRYAELLPFTRESAVTMDEGATPLVDCPKLAEELGVGQVLLKDEGRNPTGTFKDRGQTVAVTAARQHGASDVALASAGNAGQAAAAYAGRAGLDSHVYLPARSGFTNKAMVNVHGGDMTVVGGRIGDAAAAFEEALEEHDDWYPLQTFVTPYRHEGKKTMYYEIVEQLDWEVPDAICYPTGGGVGLVGMYKAAREFRDLGLTDAFPAFYATQAAGCAPIVEAFETDRDEHVPVENPDTICGGIEIPDPGASPWILEALRESDGGAVATDDPDILEAAVQVAQQEGLEMAPTCAAAVSGARELADRGAFDGDETIVVLNTGTGNKEADVLRSHLMSQGV from the coding sequence ATGGAGACGACAGCCGCCTTCACCGGCCTCGAGTGTCGTGACTGCGGGCGTGCGTTCGACGCCGCCGAGACCGCACACCGGTGTCCGGACTGTGACGGCATCCTCGATCCGGCCTACGACTACGACGCGATCGACCTCGATCGAGAGACGCTCGCGTCGCGGCCGTTCGACTCGCTGTGGCGCTACGCCGAGTTGCTGCCGTTCACCCGCGAATCGGCGGTGACGATGGACGAGGGGGCGACGCCGCTGGTCGACTGTCCGAAACTGGCCGAGGAACTCGGCGTCGGTCAGGTCCTGCTCAAAGACGAGGGCCGGAACCCGACGGGCACGTTCAAGGACCGCGGCCAGACGGTGGCCGTGACGGCCGCCCGGCAACACGGTGCGTCCGACGTCGCACTCGCCTCCGCGGGGAACGCGGGGCAGGCGGCCGCGGCCTACGCCGGCCGGGCCGGCCTCGACTCGCACGTCTACCTGCCGGCCCGATCGGGCTTTACGAACAAGGCGATGGTCAACGTCCACGGCGGCGACATGACCGTCGTCGGCGGGCGGATCGGCGACGCCGCCGCGGCGTTCGAGGAGGCCCTCGAGGAGCACGACGACTGGTACCCGCTCCAGACGTTCGTCACGCCCTACCGCCACGAGGGCAAGAAGACGATGTACTACGAAATCGTCGAGCAACTCGACTGGGAGGTGCCCGACGCGATCTGTTATCCCACCGGCGGCGGCGTCGGCCTCGTGGGGATGTACAAGGCCGCCCGGGAGTTCCGCGATCTCGGGCTGACCGACGCGTTCCCCGCCTTCTACGCGACCCAGGCCGCCGGCTGTGCGCCGATCGTCGAGGCCTTCGAGACCGATCGCGACGAACACGTCCCCGTGGAGAACCCGGACACCATCTGCGGCGGGATCGAGATTCCGGACCCCGGCGCGAGCCCGTGGATCCTCGAGGCGCTTCGCGAGAGCGACGGTGGTGCGGTGGCGACGGACGACCCGGACATCCTCGAGGCCGCGGTCCAGGTCGCCCAGCAGGAGGGACTGGAGATGGCCCCGACCTGTGCCGCGGCGGTCAGCGGAGCCCGAGAACTCGCCGATCGCGGCGCGTTCGACGGTGACGAGACGATCGTCGTACTCAACACTGGCACCGGAAACAAGGAGGCCGA